Proteins found in one Salmo salar chromosome ssa26, Ssal_v3.1, whole genome shotgun sequence genomic segment:
- the LOC106587839 gene encoding BTB/POZ domain-containing protein 1 isoform X2, protein MATGGGGIGPPSNLEGRASNFAHSGAGRNAGVASNMPVPVVAAPISPPSGGLHREPMYNWQATKSSVKERFAFLFNNELLSDVRFIVGKGRQAQRIPAHKFVLAAGSAVFDAMFNGGMATTSAEIELPDVEPAAFLALLRFLYSDEVHIGPETVMTTLYTAKKYAVPALETQCVEFLTKHLRADNAFMLLTQARLFDEPQLASLCLETIDKSTGDAINAEGFTDIDLDTLCAVLERDTLGIRENRLFGAVVRWADAECYRQQLPLTSENKQKVLGKALTLIRFPLMTVEEFAAVNPKPRVDYIDRPRCCLRGKEGSISRFQQVESRWGYSGTSDRIRFNVNRRISVVGFGLYGSIHGPTDYQVNIQIIESDKSLTLATNDTGFSCDGTANTFRVMFKEPVEILPNVSYTACATLKGPDSHYGTKGLKKVSQESATGTKTTFFFFSSPGNNNGTSVEDGQIPEIIYYT, encoded by the exons ATGGCGACTGGGGGTGGTGGCATCGGCCCACCGTCCAATCTTGAAGGACGAGCATCCAATTTCGCCCATTCTGGAGCGGGAAGAAATGCTGGAGTGGCCTCGAATATGCCAGTCCCCGTGGTCGCAGCACCAATCTCACCCCCGTCGGGTGGCCTTCACCGGGAGCCTATGTACAACTGGCAGGCCACGAAGAGCTCAGTAAAAGAGCGCTTCGCGTTTCTCTTCAATAACGAACTGCTCAGTGACGTTAGGTTTATTGTCGGTAAAGGTAGACAGGCGCAGAGGATACCAGCGCATAAATTCGTCCTAGCTGCTGGTAGTGCAGTATTTGACGCCATGTTCAACGGGGGAATGGCCACCACCTCGGCCGAGAtagagttacctgatgtggaaccTGCAGCCTTCCTAGCCTTGCTAAG GTTCCTGTACTCTGACGAGGTCCACATAGGACCAGAGACGGTGATGACCACTCTGTACACGGCGAAGAAATATGCCGTCCCTGCTCTAGAGACTCAGTGTGTGGAGTTCCTTACCAAACACCTCAGGGCAGACAACGCATTCATGTTACTCACTCAG GCCAGACTATTCGATGAGCCGCAGCTTGCCAGCCTCTGTTTGGAAACAATAGACAAAAGCACCGGTGATGCCATAAACGCAGAAGGATTCACTGACATTGACCTAG ATACTCTGTGTGCTGTGCTGGAGAGAGACACCCTGGGGATTCGCGAAAACCGTCTATTTGGTGCGGTGGTGCGCTGGGCGGATGCCGAGTGTTACAGGCAACAGCTTCCCCTCACCTCTGAGAACAAACAGAAGGTTCTGGGCAAGGCCCTAACCCTCATCCGCTTCCCACTCATGACTGTGGAGGAGTTTGCTGCGG TAAACCCCAAGCCGCGGGTAGACTACATTGACAGGCCGCGCTGCTGCCTCCGAGGAAAGGAGGGCAGCATTAGTAGGTTCCAGCAGGTTGAAAGTCGCTGGGGATACAGTGGCACCAGTGACAGGATCAG ATTTAATGTAAATAGAAGAATATCAGTGGTGGGGTTCGGACTGTATGGCTCGATCCACGGACCTACGGACTATCAGGTTAATATTCAG ATTATAGAGAGTGACAAAAGCCTAACGCTAGCAACAAACGACACGGGCTTCAGCTGTGACGGAACAGCCAACACGTTCAGAGTCATGTTCAAGGAGCCTGTGGAGATTTTACCCAACGTTAGCTACACCGCTTGTGCAACCTTAAAG GGCCCGGACTCTCACTACGGCACTAAAGGGTTAAAGAAAGTGAGCCAGGAGTCCGCCACGGGGACCAAGACCACCTTTTTCTTTTTCAGCTCTCCTGGGAACAACAACGGCACGTCAGTGGAGGACGGACAGATACCAGAGATCATCTACTACACCTAG
- the LOC106587839 gene encoding BTB/POZ domain-containing protein 1 isoform X1, giving the protein MATGGGGIGPPSNLEGRASNFAHSGAGRNAGVASNMPVPVVAAPISPPSGGLHREPMYNWQATKSSVKERFAFLFNNELLSDVRFIVGKGRQAQRIPAHKFVLAAGSAVFDAMFNGGMATTSAEIELPDVEPAAFLALLRFLYSDEVHIGPETVMTTLYTAKKYAVPALETQCVEFLTKHLRADNAFMLLTQARLFDEPQLASLCLETIDKSTGDAINAEGFTDIDLDTLCAVLERDTLGIRENRLFGAVVRWADAECYRQQLPLTSENKQKVLGKALTLIRFPLMTVEEFAAGPAQSGILFDREVVNLFLHFTVNPKPRVDYIDRPRCCLRGKEGSISRFQQVESRWGYSGTSDRIRFNVNRRISVVGFGLYGSIHGPTDYQVNIQIIESDKSLTLATNDTGFSCDGTANTFRVMFKEPVEILPNVSYTACATLKGPDSHYGTKGLKKVSQESATGTKTTFFFFSSPGNNNGTSVEDGQIPEIIYYT; this is encoded by the exons ATGGCGACTGGGGGTGGTGGCATCGGCCCACCGTCCAATCTTGAAGGACGAGCATCCAATTTCGCCCATTCTGGAGCGGGAAGAAATGCTGGAGTGGCCTCGAATATGCCAGTCCCCGTGGTCGCAGCACCAATCTCACCCCCGTCGGGTGGCCTTCACCGGGAGCCTATGTACAACTGGCAGGCCACGAAGAGCTCAGTAAAAGAGCGCTTCGCGTTTCTCTTCAATAACGAACTGCTCAGTGACGTTAGGTTTATTGTCGGTAAAGGTAGACAGGCGCAGAGGATACCAGCGCATAAATTCGTCCTAGCTGCTGGTAGTGCAGTATTTGACGCCATGTTCAACGGGGGAATGGCCACCACCTCGGCCGAGAtagagttacctgatgtggaaccTGCAGCCTTCCTAGCCTTGCTAAG GTTCCTGTACTCTGACGAGGTCCACATAGGACCAGAGACGGTGATGACCACTCTGTACACGGCGAAGAAATATGCCGTCCCTGCTCTAGAGACTCAGTGTGTGGAGTTCCTTACCAAACACCTCAGGGCAGACAACGCATTCATGTTACTCACTCAG GCCAGACTATTCGATGAGCCGCAGCTTGCCAGCCTCTGTTTGGAAACAATAGACAAAAGCACCGGTGATGCCATAAACGCAGAAGGATTCACTGACATTGACCTAG ATACTCTGTGTGCTGTGCTGGAGAGAGACACCCTGGGGATTCGCGAAAACCGTCTATTTGGTGCGGTGGTGCGCTGGGCGGATGCCGAGTGTTACAGGCAACAGCTTCCCCTCACCTCTGAGAACAAACAGAAGGTTCTGGGCAAGGCCCTAACCCTCATCCGCTTCCCACTCATGACTGTGGAGGAGTTTGCTGCGG GGCCTGCCCAGTCTGGAATATTGTTCGATCGGGAGGTGGTAAATCTGTTTTTACACTTTACAGTAAACCCCAAGCCGCGGGTAGACTACATTGACAGGCCGCGCTGCTGCCTCCGAGGAAAGGAGGGCAGCATTAGTAGGTTCCAGCAGGTTGAAAGTCGCTGGGGATACAGTGGCACCAGTGACAGGATCAG ATTTAATGTAAATAGAAGAATATCAGTGGTGGGGTTCGGACTGTATGGCTCGATCCACGGACCTACGGACTATCAGGTTAATATTCAG ATTATAGAGAGTGACAAAAGCCTAACGCTAGCAACAAACGACACGGGCTTCAGCTGTGACGGAACAGCCAACACGTTCAGAGTCATGTTCAAGGAGCCTGTGGAGATTTTACCCAACGTTAGCTACACCGCTTGTGCAACCTTAAAG GGCCCGGACTCTCACTACGGCACTAAAGGGTTAAAGAAAGTGAGCCAGGAGTCCGCCACGGGGACCAAGACCACCTTTTTCTTTTTCAGCTCTCCTGGGAACAACAACGGCACGTCAGTGGAGGACGGACAGATACCAGAGATCATCTACTACACCTAG